In a genomic window of Wyeomyia smithii strain HCP4-BCI-WySm-NY-G18 chromosome 1, ASM2978416v1, whole genome shotgun sequence:
- the LOC129716724 gene encoding uncharacterized protein LOC129716724: MSSETTVKPKQLTVDLISNALTKLIKLAQADGFAEELRDLGKEKPVSNHSHLRLLNPFIDSEGVIRVGGRLRPSEQPYLIKHPILLPSSHPFTRLVIEHFHRKLLHGGGNATLAAIRQEYWPIQGRRSVNNVIRKCFRCTRASPVPTKQMTGQLPFQRTTPARPFAVTGVDYAGPVYLKPTHKRAAASKAYLSIFVCFVTKAVHIELVGDLSTAAFLTALRRFIARRGCPLHMHSDNGKNFEGARNELHVLYKQLHDANYIGEIADVCANQGIQWHMRPPKAPHFGGLWEAAVKVAKKHLHRQLGDAMLSFEDMATVLAEIEAAMNSRPLTPLTEDPNDLSILTPAHFLIGEPLTALPAPDFSASPIGRLSHYQRLQQRVQHFWHQWKTEYLQELQKENKHIAPNTSFQPGRMVIVVDDFLAPVKWPLARIVSASPGVDGLTRVVDLRTSRGIIRRPITKICLLPYETENEKENNYFV; the protein is encoded by the coding sequence ATGTCGTCGGAGACCACAGTAAAACCAAAGCAGCTCACTGTGGATTTAATATCGAATGCTCTTACAAAACTTATAAAACTTGCCCAAGCAGACGGATTTGCAGAAGAATTGAGGGATTTGGGAAAGGAAAAGCCTGTTTCTAATCACTCGCATTTGCGGCTACTGAACCCGTTTATTGATTCCGAAGGAGTCATCCGAGTTGGAGGACGTTTGAGACCTTCTGAGCAGCCTTACCTAATCAAGCATCCAATCCTACTGCCCAGTTCCCATCCTTTCACACGACTAGTTATCGAGCATTTCCACCGTAAACTGCTCCACGGTGGCGGCAACGCAACGTTAGCGGCAATTCGACAAGAATATTGGCCCATTCAAGGACGTCGATCAGTCAACAATGTAATCCGAAAATGCTTCAGATGCACACGAGCCTCTCCCGTTCCCACAAAGCAAATGACAGGTCAGTTACCCTTCCAACGAACCACTCCTGCACGACCATTTGCCGTCACGGGGGTGGACTACGCGGGTCCCGTCTATTTGAAACCGACACACAAACGCGCAGCAGCATCCAAAGCATATCTCAGTATTTTTGTTTGCTTCGTAACGAAAGCCGTACATATCGAACTGGTAGGCGATCTATCTACCGCTGCCTTTCTCACTGCATTACGAAGGTTTATCGCTCGTCGTGGTTGTCCGCTACACATGCACTCAGATAACGGTAAAAACTTCGAGGGTGCCCGTAACGAGCTTCACGTTTTATACAAACAGCTACACGATGCAAATTATATAGGAGAGATTGCAGATGTATGTGCAAATCAGGGGATCCAATGGCATATGAGACCACCGAAAGCTCCACATTTTGGTGGGCTATGGGAGGCCGCAGTGAAGGTAGCGAAAAAGCACTTACATCGACAGCTAGGGGACGCCATGCTATCCTTCGAGGATATGGCAACTGTGCTAGCAGAAATTGAAGCGGCAATGAACTCCAGACCCCTAACGCCCCTCACAGAAGACCCCAACGATTTATCCATCTTGACACCAGCACATTTCCTAATAGGCGAACCATTGACCGCTCTGCCTGCTCCTGACTTCAGCGCCAGTCCGATCGGCCGCTTGAGTCACTACCAGCGCCTTCAGCAACGAGTGCAGCATTTTTGGCATCAATGGAAAACCGAATATCTACAGGAGTTGCAGAAGGAGAACAAACACATCGCACCAAACACTTCGTTTCAGCCAGGAAGAATGGTGATCGTCGTTGATGACTTTTTGGCTCCTGTGAAGTGGCCGCTAGCGAGAATAGTCAGCGCAAGTCCAGGAGTAGATGGTCTTACTCGAGTCGTCGATCTTCGCACCAGCAGAGGTATCATCCGCCGACCAATTACTAAAATTTGCCTATTGCCTTACGAAACCGAAAACGAGAaggaaaataattattttgtaTAA